From Persicobacter psychrovividus, one genomic window encodes:
- a CDS encoding DUF5522 domain-containing protein, with the protein MQSPGIKKVKLNLNELIEGVDFYKDERGRTVFTRAFHLKRGHCCKPRRANKCKECPYKE; encoded by the coding sequence ATGCAAAGCCCAGGGATAAAAAAAGTAAAATTAAACCTCAATGAATTGATTGAAGGAGTGGATTTTTACAAAGATGAGCGGGGACGAACAGTCTTTACCCGAGCTTTTCACCTGAAAAGGGGGCACTGCTGTAAGCCAAGAAGAGCCAATAAATGTAAAGAATGCCCCTATAAAGAATAA
- the speD gene encoding adenosylmethionine decarboxylase: MNSKIGIGGQHLLLDLKACDAALLDDCKMVQSLLEQVAQQVGATIVKSVIHQFEPQGVSGVVVIQESHLSIHTWPECGFASFDFYSCADDIDLNQSISLLCSAFSGKVHRAEIIDRRLAVGQTLETL, encoded by the coding sequence ATGAATTCAAAGATTGGTATTGGCGGACAGCATTTGTTGCTGGACCTGAAAGCGTGTGATGCTGCCCTTTTAGATGATTGTAAAATGGTACAATCATTATTGGAACAAGTGGCACAACAGGTGGGAGCAACCATCGTAAAATCAGTCATTCATCAGTTTGAGCCTCAGGGTGTCTCTGGGGTGGTTGTGATTCAGGAAAGTCACCTCTCTATTCATACCTGGCCTGAATGTGGCTTTGCTTCTTTTGATTTTTATTCATGTGCTGATGATATTGATTTAAATCAAAGTATCTCTTTATTATGCTCGGCTTTCAGTGGGAAAGTTCATCGGGCAGAAATTATTGATCGGCGATTAGCTGTAGGTCAAACCTTAGAAACATTATGA